GATTAATTAGATACTGATATCGTTTCTTTGCTCCAATAATAAAATTACGCTCATTATCACTTAAATTACTAGTTTTAATTTTTTTGATGTCATTGATTTTTATTTGATAAACTGGAATCCATTGATTATTGTTAATATGTTTAACTATAGCTTGATTTACTTGTAACTGTTTTTCGGCTTGCTTAAGTGCAGTTTTAGTTCTTCGATAACTTTCGCTAGATGGCGAATACTTTTTTAATGCCTGCTTATCTTGAGCAATAATATTTTGCTGCATTGCAATATTGCCTTGTGCATCACCTTTTATTGAAGTGCCATTATTAACTTGCATTACATTAAGATACAGAACGCCAAAGGAGATAATTATTAAAATACATAAGGTAATTACTGATAAATTGGTTTTGATGACTTTTTTTAATTGAAAACTAAAGTATGCCATTATTCTGGTACCTCACGCATCATTTGCTTATCTAAAACTAAGCGATGGGAATTTACAATCCTTAGCTCACTACTATAATGAGAGGTCATAATGATACATTTATTTTTCTTAATAACTTCTTGGGATAGACGGTCGTATAGTTGATTGCGACTTTTTTCATCCAAGCCATTTGTTATTTCATCCATTAAATAATATTCTGCATCACTAACAAAATACATAGCTACAAGCAATTTTTGCTTCATACCCAATGAATATTTTTTTATAGGAACTTTTGCATAATCTTGTACACCTAAAAATTCCATTTCTGCTGTTAAGCTAGCACTTGAGTTCCACATTTTCTTGACAAATTTTAAGTAGTCTAAACTATTGAGATTCGGATTAAGCCAGTCACTACTCTCAAAGAAAAAAACTTTTTCTTTATTTTGAGAATATGATTTACCATCTAAAAGGATTTTTCCTGTAGCTATCGGAATTAAATCTGTAATTGCGCGCAAAAAACTAGTTTTACCTAAGCCATTTTCTGCAGCAATTTGATAAAATTGACCTGGTAAAAATTGATAATTAAAATCATGCAGAATTGGTTGCCGGGTCTTAATGGCCAGATTATTAACTTCAAGCATAGCCGTCTCCTTGATAAGTAAAGTAATGTTAATAAAAATGATAGGGTACTAAGCCCTATCATTTTTACTTTTTATTGATAATTAATAGCCGCCTTGGTAAAAATTGGTATGTAAATATCTCTTATAATTCCATGCTCCACCAATTTGCTGATTAGTATAGCCAGTTTGTTTGGATTTTGCCGGGATTACTACATATAACTATTAAAGTTTGACTCTTCACCAGTAATAGTATTTTTATCAAAGTGGAAAGATTTAACTGCAGTTCTTTTAGCTCCAAATGTTGGATTGTCTTGTGCATCTGCCTGAACGGTTGCAACACCTGCTACAGCTAATGAAGATACTGCTAGTAATGACATTAAAAGCTTTTTCATTTTCTCTTACAAATATTATTATAACTTATTTTTAATTAATATCAATACTTATTTAATTTATATATAAATATATTTTAATATTTAACGGAATCTAGTTCAGGATTAAGTATGCTACGTAATTTTGTGAACTAAAAAATTGCTCAAATAGCTTGAATCAAATGACTAAAGGTAGTGCTTATAATTTGGCATTAAGCAGAATAATGCTTTATACATAATTGCTCGATTGCTCGCTCCTGTGAAGGGTTAAGTTTTTCGAAGTGAAGTTAAAGAAAATAACTGAACTAGAAACAGTAGTCAAAAAGTCAATGCAAAACTAAAAGGACTAATCCCCGATTGAATATCGAGAATTAGTCCTCAGTTTAATTGTTAACCTAGATTAGTCTTCGTAGGTACCAACTTTGTTTAATTTGCCCAAAACACTTGTGCCGTGAGGTGCTTGACCAATTGCAATTGTCAAATCTTGTCCTGCCAAGTTGCCGTGGTGTTCACCTTCAGCCCAGTGTGGGTTACCAGTAACATCGTAAACGTCGCCATTAATTGCAACGTAAGCGGGATTACCGTTCTTACCATCGTATTTTGCCAAAGATTCTTTTGTAAATTTCTCCATCCAAGAAACCCCTTTTCTTAATATATATAAAATAAAATAACTCCACTATTATCATAGTCGATAAGAACGGTTAAGTCTATCGAATTATTTTTTATTTTGATAATTGTAGCGCCAGCCTGCGATATCCCACGGGGTAAAATCGTAATCTAGCTTACGATGATAGGCTTGTTCGAAAGCAGCCACTTTTTGCTGGTAATCTTGCTTCAGCATTCGCTTCGAGTTTTCGTTAGCGCTCAGTTTTACATCTGGATAAATAGTCGGTAGAACACGGACCACATACTTATTTTGATAAAAATTAGGGTGGTCTTTTTCCAATTTATCGGTTGTTTGAAGCTCAATAAAAGTAGAAATGACTGGTACATTTTGTTTAGCAGCAAAATAGTACGCACCACGTTGAAACTGCCGCGGCTTCCGGTAATTCCACCACATTTCCTGTTCGGGGTAGATTAGAACCCAATTATCGTCTTCAAGTACATCGTGAAGGTGCTGCGGGAATTCCGTGCCAACATAACTAGGGGTTTTGATTAAAGGAATTGTGCCAACATAATTCATTAAATAGCATAGAAAACCCGGCAATTTTAGATTAGTGTCCTCAATGGCAATAGCTAAATTGTGATGAGTTTTATTGGCTAAATGCTTGATTGGCAATGAATCCAGCTGATTGAAATGATTAGCTGTAATAATTGCGCCGCCTTTAGGCAGGTTTTCTAAGTTTTCAAGCCCCACAAATTTAGTGGTAGAAGTAAACAAGCCTGTTAACGCGTTAAAGATTAAATGGCCGATTTTATTATTGACCTTACCCTTAAGTGTGTCTTGCTCTGACCAAAAACTGTTAACCAAGCTTTTACGTTCTTTTAATGATAGAACCGGATCGCCAAGTTCAACTTTTGCATTCCAGTCTTCCCGGCTTACAGCCGCTTTAATATTTTCGATTACTTTTTCACGATTGTCGCCAATAATCATAAACTGACTGAACCCCGCTTCTTAACCTGCGCCCAGCTATTAGGGTCGTTGACTACCTTATCTTCTTTTGCAAGCATATGATCGAGCTTGCCACGGTCTTGTTCACGTTGCTCATCAGTATAGTTTTCAAGTTCTGCCTTTAATTCAGGGTAGAACTTGGTCTCCTTAGCACTAGCCCAGAAGTACTTTTCATATTGGATTGCAGTAAAATGCCACGGCTTAAAGAACAAGTTGTAATGAATTAAGCTTGGTGATGCAAGTGGCTCGGTATTTTCGTTGGGCATTGCATCCCACTTAGGATCGAGGTGCAAAATGCGCTTGTCACCAATTTCATTTAAATAGTCTTGGTCAGGCGCAATACAGTCGAAATGATAAGTTTCCAGCAAATCCATAAAGTGATCAATGAACTTTTCGTCGCGGAATGCTTTGCAGTTTAATACTAGCATACCGGAGTTGATATACTTTTTAGGCTCTAGGGCTAAAACATCTTTGATATATGCCAGCATTTCTGGGACAAACTGAATTGATGAATCCGTGCATGCGCCAAATAAGTGATTGCCAAGTTCGGTTTCGTATAGTTTGCCAATGTCATCATTAATAATGGTATCGCTGTCAATATAAATTGCTTTATCGTATTGCGGGAAAAGGTCAGGAATGAATAGACGGTAGAAAATAGACATTGTAAAGAAGTCAGCCCGTAAATAGTTTTCCTGCCGGTTTTCAATCGGAGCAACAATTTCATCATTTATCTTAAAGAATTTAACGTGAACATTATCGGAGCCCAAGTCGACTAAATCTTGCTTGTGCTCGTCTGCCAGATCCTGACTTAAAAAGTAAACAGTGTAGTCTTTACTTGGATCAGCATGCTTAACTAATGAATTTAATGAAACAGCTGCATATTTAGTAAAATCATCACTAATAGCATAAAAAATAGGAATAGTCATAGTATATATATCTCCAAATTAAATATTAATTTTGAACTAAGTTATCTTTTAAATCAAGGTACTGCGTTAAGATATCATCGTATTCGTGCAATTTCAAAATCTCATGAACACGCTCAACTTGCCATGGCTTGACGGTCAAAGTATGAAAGATTGGCCAAAAACGAAAGCTGGTCGTAAAGTGTTGAATCACAGTATCAGATTGCAATTTGTACTGCTCATTGTAGCGGCGCGGTGCAATTTTCTTTTTAGTCGCAAAGTGATTGAGCGCCGATTGATCTGGCATTGGAACAGTTCGTGTTTGCAAAAGGTGCCTAATTTTAACAAATAAGTTAGTCTTTCTGATTTCTGGCAAATTTAGTAATAACACGCCTGAATTAACGTAGTCAAAGACCTTGTGCTCATGCAAATTATGGAAGAAAAATCGTCCCCAGTAATCAAGCACACCGACGAATTCTGTTTCCGTAAGATCTTGCTGGTAAAAATCAACTAGGTTGCGGCGGATAATCACATCAGCGTCAAGATACAAAATCTTATCTGGTAGCTGGGGAATCTGGTCGGCATAAAGCCGTAGCATTGCATAAGGCGTAAAGTGGGTACTCATATTGGCCACTAACGGTTCGCGGACAAATAAGCCAGTACAATCCATTAATTTTAACGTACTTTTAGGATTTTGCTCAACCAAAAGCGATTTGAGGTAATCAGCCGCGTGTTTACTAAAGGGACTAAATTTCTTTTTAAAACTTTGGGTGTACATCGTTAGGATGTAAATATGGAGTTCTTCGGATCCGCTATTTTTAAGCAAAGAAAGAATAGCGATAAGAATGCCATTTTCAGCGTTTGAATCACCGCAAAAAAGAATATTCATTTTGAACTCCTTAAATTAAATTTTTTGGTAAGTGCAATATTCATAGTTACTGCAATTTGCACGTTTTTGCATTGCTGCAATAATTTGCTCGTGCAATTTTTCTTGTTGCTGCTTTTTACTAAGCTGGGTAGCGGGATAAAAAGGGCCGTCAATAAAAACAGTTATTCGTGGTCGTTTACCCCATTTTGGTTTGGTATACGTTGTGGTCATGGTAAAACTAGGCGCATTCAATGCCACCGGAAAGTGCATACTGGTTTTAGGAAACGGCCGAATCTTAGTGTAATACGGCCAGACATGAGCCTCTGGATAAATGACGACCGTTTTGCCTGCCTTAATTACAGTTGAAACAGCCTTAATTAGTTTACCAGACTGTGCAAGATCGTTGCCGATGGGAAGACCAAAGTATGGTAATACCAATTTGCCTAAAATAGGGATGCCCCAGTTGGCTTGTGCCCCAATTGCATAATAATTTTGAGCAGGAATAATACTAAGTGGTAAAACAACATCACCAAAGGCTTGGGTGTGATTACCATAAATAAAGTATCCTTGATTACGTACTTTAGCTAACTTTTCTTTTCCAATTAAATGAACGTGCAAAATTAGGTGAATATAGACAAAACTAATTAAATGTCCCAGTGGGCGAACTATTTTTGCCCAGATCTTGCCACAGCGTGATGGGGGAAAAAGCGAATAATCATCAGGCAACTGATAATCTTGTTGGTGACTATCTACTAAATCGTCAGTTAAGAGATGGTAATAGTATTGATGTTTGCCCATGAAACCCTTCTTTCAATAACAGTATTAGGTAATTTTATCATGAATTGCACAATAAGAAAAAGGGCGTCATATTTTTACACTTGAAAACAAAAAAGCACACAATTAATGTGTGCTTTAAAATCATTAGCCGAAAATAGGATTATTTGCTTGTTTAAAATAAACCAATCAAGCAGCCAATTGTAACAATTACGACCATGATAATAATTACTTTAGTGGCGGTTAACTGCTTACTTGAGACTAGCCACCAGCCTAAAATAACCATGGCTAAAGGAAGCAAACCAGGGAAAATACCGTCGAGAACGGTTTGTAAAGGTTGAAATTTACCTCCTAAAGGAATTTTGGCAACAGTTTTTAAAACAATCGTGTTAGCTGCCAGTGCACCGACAACCATTACACCTAAAATATTGAATGCATCAGTAATTCTCTTCGAGTTTTCACCAACGATTGTATCGATTGCACCAACACCAAGGCGATAACCACTATGAAATGCAACGTAGGAAATGGTTGGCCCAATAATGCCATAGGCGATGATATAAAAGAGTGGTCCGACTGGGCTGCCGCCTTTGGCTAAGCTCATTGCGATTGATAGCAAAATCGGAACAATTATTCCTTGAATAAGCGAATCTCCAATGCCAGCCAGCGGACCCATCAGAGTGGCCTTAATATTAACTGGCATTTCTTCGGAAACATCATTGCCTAAGGCAATCTGTTCTTCAAGCGAGGCAACGATCCCGTTAATGATTTGTCCGGTTTGCGGCTCAGTATTATAAAACATTGAGTGCCGCTCAAGTAACCGGCGCTTTTTGGCAGGATCATTTTGATAATATTTACGGGCAAAGGGTAAATAAGAGTAAGCCCAGGCATGGCCCTGCAGTTTTTCATAACTCATTGAGCTGAGGTGGGTAAAACCCCATCTGTACCAAATTTGATTAAGTTCATGCTTTGACAGCAATTTTTGCGGTTCTCGGGTATTTTTAGTAGCCATCCTTGTTCGTCCCTTCTTTAAAATAAGTCTTCATCTTCATAGGTATCATCCGTATCGACCGCCTCAGGCCCATTATCGGCTGAACTAGCAGCAGGCTGATTGTTTTTGGCTGTAGCGACATAATAAAGGTAAGCTACCAGCGCAGCAATAAATACAATGGCAATCATACTTAGTTTGGCAAAAGCCAGCAGTACGAAACCGGCAAAAAAGAAGATGAAGTGAGCTTTATTTTTAATAACAATACTCATGAGCATTGCGATTCCTAAGGCTGGCAAGACACCGCCCAAAACTTGAATAATGTGCGTAACAATTGCTGGAATGCTGTTGATTAGCCAATTAACTAAGCCTTTACCATAGAAAATTGCTAAAAAAACGGGAACAGCACGTAAGAGAAAAGTAGTAATTTGCGGATAAACTAAGTGG
This genomic window from Lactobacillus panisapium contains:
- a CDS encoding glycosyltransferase, producing MNILFCGDSNAENGILIAILSLLKNSGSEELHIYILTMYTQSFKKKFSPFSKHAADYLKSLLVEQNPKSTLKLMDCTGLFVREPLVANMSTHFTPYAMLRLYADQIPQLPDKILYLDADVIIRRNLVDFYQQDLTETEFVGVLDYWGRFFFHNLHEHKVFDYVNSGVLLLNLPEIRKTNLFVKIRHLLQTRTVPMPDQSALNHFATKKKIAPRRYNEQYKLQSDTVIQHFTTSFRFWPIFHTLTVKPWQVERVHEILKLHEYDDILTQYLDLKDNLVQN
- a CDS encoding cytochrome b5 domain-containing protein; its protein translation is MEKFTKESLAKYDGKNGNPAYVAINGDVYDVTGNPHWAEGEHHGNLAGQDLTIAIGQAPHGTSVLGKLNKVGTYED
- a CDS encoding glycosyltransferase family 8 protein, producing MTIPIFYAISDDFTKYAAVSLNSLVKHADPSKDYTVYFLSQDLADEHKQDLVDLGSDNVHVKFFKINDEIVAPIENRQENYLRADFFTMSIFYRLFIPDLFPQYDKAIYIDSDTIINDDIGKLYETELGNHLFGACTDSSIQFVPEMLAYIKDVLALEPKKYINSGMLVLNCKAFRDEKFIDHFMDLLETYHFDCIAPDQDYLNEIGDKRILHLDPKWDAMPNENTEPLASPSLIHYNLFFKPWHFTAIQYEKYFWASAKETKFYPELKAELENYTDEQREQDRGKLDHMLAKEDKVVNDPNSWAQVKKRGSVSL
- a CDS encoding lysophospholipid acyltransferase family protein, which translates into the protein MIIGDNREKVIENIKAAVSREDWNAKVELGDPVLSLKERKSLVNSFWSEQDTLKGKVNNKIGHLIFNALTGLFTSTTKFVGLENLENLPKGGAIITANHFNQLDSLPIKHLANKTHHNLAIAIEDTNLKLPGFLCYLMNYVGTIPLIKTPSYVGTEFPQHLHDVLEDDNWVLIYPEQEMWWNYRKPRQFQRGAYYFAAKQNVPVISTFIELQTTDKLEKDHPNFYQNKYVVRVLPTIYPDVKLSANENSKRMLKQDYQQKVAAFEQAYHRKLDYDFTPWDIAGWRYNYQNKK
- a CDS encoding PTS system mannose/fructose/sorbose family transporter subunit IID, translating into MATKNTREPQKLLSKHELNQIWYRWGFTHLSSMSYEKLQGHAWAYSYLPFARKYYQNDPAKKRRLLERHSMFYNTEPQTGQIINGIVASLEEQIALGNDVSEEMPVNIKATLMGPLAGIGDSLIQGIIVPILLSIAMSLAKGGSPVGPLFYIIAYGIIGPTISYVAFHSGYRLGVGAIDTIVGENSKRITDAFNILGVMVVGALAANTIVLKTVAKIPLGGKFQPLQTVLDGIFPGLLPLAMVILGWWLVSSKQLTATKVIIIMVVIVTIGCLIGLF
- a CDS encoding lysophospholipid acyltransferase family protein, with translation MGKHQYYYHLLTDDLVDSHQQDYQLPDDYSLFPPSRCGKIWAKIVRPLGHLISFVYIHLILHVHLIGKEKLAKVRNQGYFIYGNHTQAFGDVVLPLSIIPAQNYYAIGAQANWGIPILGKLVLPYFGLPIGNDLAQSGKLIKAVSTVIKAGKTVVIYPEAHVWPYYTKIRPFPKTSMHFPVALNAPSFTMTTTYTKPKWGKRPRITVFIDGPFYPATQLSKKQQQEKLHEQIIAAMQKRANCSNYEYCTYQKI
- a CDS encoding ABC transporter ATP-binding protein, whose product is MLEVNNLAIKTRQPILHDFNYQFLPGQFYQIAAENGLGKTSFLRAITDLIPIATGKILLDGKSYSQNKEKVFFFESSDWLNPNLNSLDYLKFVKKMWNSSASLTAEMEFLGVQDYAKVPIKKYSLGMKQKLLVAMYFVSDAEYYLMDEITNGLDEKSRNQLYDRLSQEVIKKNKCIIMTSHYSSELRIVNSHRLVLDKQMMREVPE